A region of the Stieleria neptunia genome:
TTGTCGAATCCGAGGATCGCGACGACCACCAACAGTCCGGCGATGGCACCGATCACGATCGCCGATCCTTCGCCGACGGTGTCGGCACCGGCCGTGATTCCGACCAGACCGGCCAGGATACCGTTGAGAGCCATCGACACGTCGGGCTTCTTCAACAACACGTAGGAGGCAACGATCGAGGTGATTGCACCCGTGGCGGCTGCAAGGCTGGTCGTCACGAACACGTAAGAGACTGCTTTGGGGTCAGCCGAAAGAGCCGAACCGCCGTTGAACCCGAACCAACCGAGCCACAGCAAGAACACACCGATGACGGCCAAGGGCATGCTGTGACCGACGATCGGCTTGATGCCGCTTTCGGTGTACTTGCCCGTTCGCGGGCCAAGGATCAGGACGCAAGCCAACGCCGCGAAGCCGCCGAAGGCGTGCACGATGCTGGATCCGGCGAAATCGTAGAAGCCCATTTGATCCAACCAGCCGCCGCCCCACTTCCAGCTACCGATGATCGGGTAGGCGAAACCGACCAACAGGGTCGAGAACAACATGAAGACGGGAAGCTTGACACGTTCGGCAACGGCACCCGAAACGATCGTTGCAGCGGTCGCCGCGAACATCGCTTGGAAGATGAAGTCACCCCACCAGGTGTAACCGGCGTTGTAGTCCGCGGTGGTCATGCTGACGTCGTTGAGCGATTGCCCAAACCAGCTGCCCATCGCGAAGTAGCCATTGAAGTCGCCGGGGTACATCGCGTTGAAGCCCCAGCAGGCGTACAGCAGGATTCCTGTGCAGACGATCCAGACGTTCTTGAAGATAATGTTGACCGCGTTTTTCTTCTGCGTCAGACCCGCTTCCAGTGTGGTGAAGCCGAGGTGCATGATGAACACCAGGGCGGCCGAAATGCAAATCCACAAGTTGTTCACTGCGAAGACGGCATAGCCATCCGAGGCGACGTACTCTTCAGACGAATAGGCGCTTTCCGCTGCGACCTCTTCGGCTTGTGCCAGGACCTCGGGAGTGAACGCGGCGCCAAGG
Encoded here:
- a CDS encoding ammonium transporter; protein product: MSKLMRAPLLTGLFFAGALCLGAAFTPEVLAQAEEVAAESAYSSEEYVASDGYAVFAVNNLWICISAALVFIMHLGFTTLEAGLTQKKNAVNIIFKNVWIVCTGILLYACWGFNAMYPGDFNGYFAMGSWFGQSLNDVSMTTADYNAGYTWWGDFIFQAMFAATAATIVSGAVAERVKLPVFMLFSTLLVGFAYPIIGSWKWGGGWLDQMGFYDFAGSSIVHAFGGFAALACVLILGPRTGKYTESGIKPIVGHSMPLAVIGVFLLWLGWFGFNGGSALSADPKAVSYVFVTTSLAAATGAITSIVASYVLLKKPDVSMALNGILAGLVGITAGADTVGEGSAIVIGAIAGLLVVVAILGFDKIKIDDPVGAISVHGVCGIWGTIAVGIFSLDSSHSFMTQLIGTLAIGGFAFAFSAIVFGLLKVTLGVRVSLEEETLGLDISEHGMAAYNGFETA